The Deinococcus radiopugnans ATCC 19172 genome window below encodes:
- a CDS encoding response regulator transcription factor: MLAQILVVEDDPHLGPLLKEYLSADYQVHHAATLRDAQSWLGMHSAQLILLDLNLPDGDGLDLVQALRQYSSTPVLVLSARSGVQERVAGLNAGADDYLTKPFAMPELDARITALLRRTAAGTGVNLGNTSLSTSSLLLTVNDKSINLTEHEARILELMMRTPERVFSRADIESHLYGWETPNSNSVEVRISQLRKKLEQSDSDLKIRTIRNVGYVLQA; encoded by the coding sequence ATGCTCGCGCAGATTCTGGTTGTAGAAGACGATCCACACCTCGGGCCGCTGCTCAAGGAATACCTGTCCGCCGACTATCAGGTGCATCACGCCGCCACCCTGCGCGACGCGCAGTCCTGGCTGGGCATGCACAGCGCCCAGCTGATCCTGCTGGACCTGAACCTGCCCGACGGCGACGGCCTGGATCTGGTGCAGGCGCTGCGGCAGTACAGCAGCACCCCCGTGCTGGTGCTGTCGGCCCGCAGCGGCGTGCAGGAGCGGGTGGCCGGGCTGAATGCCGGGGCCGACGACTACCTGACCAAGCCGTTCGCCATGCCGGAACTGGACGCCCGGATTACCGCCCTGCTGCGCCGCACCGCCGCCGGCACCGGGGTGAACCTGGGCAACACCAGCCTCAGCACCTCCAGCCTGCTGCTGACGGTGAACGACAAGAGCATCAACCTGACCGAGCACGAGGCGCGCATCCTGGAACTAATGATGCGGACCCCCGAACGGGTGTTCTCGCGGGCGGATATCGAGTCTCACCTGTACGGCTGGGAAACGCCCAACAGCAACAGCGTGGAGGTCCGCATCTCACAGCTGCGCAAGAAACTGGAACAGTCCGACAGCGACCTGAAAATCCGCACCATCCGCAACGTCGGCTACGTGCTGCAAGCCTGA
- a CDS encoding sensor histidine kinase translates to MTPGASLSSARVAWRHSLRFRLAATYSLLALALIMLISLGVVSLLLSRMDQQFNARLNDRAETLAEAFTNPGAGLGKTAGGVGAYTMLIDGDGKVYATSTALNDYKDAPFPFQKPGNVMIQNTPVRAVERKVGLVGTLWVGLPETELIAARQSAVSALLAALICTPLILLLVGWWVGRRALSGLQGAANLADQIDPTRSLATLPLPAREDEVHRLLSAINRLLVRIEAGQAREKQLLGQIVHELGAPLTVLKASLRRAEERTDDPEVRRAALVADELTFTTQDLMQLARGQLELKLAWHYIPARTLQERLERLVPGTTFAGDWTGGILCDPDRLTQAIRNLLANARRAAGPNGSVTLTLKETADRLTFTVRDSGPGLPPELGERIFEPFVSGAGSSGLGLSVSRQIAAMHGGGLSGGTHPQGGAEFVLTIPGAALGDED, encoded by the coding sequence TTGACGCCGGGGGCCAGTCTGTCCTCGGCGCGGGTGGCGTGGCGCCACAGCCTGCGCTTCCGGCTGGCGGCCACCTACAGCCTGTTGGCGCTGGCCCTGATCATGCTGATCAGTCTGGGCGTGGTCTCACTGCTTCTCTCGCGCATGGACCAGCAGTTCAACGCCCGTCTGAATGACCGCGCTGAAACACTGGCCGAGGCGTTCACTAACCCTGGCGCAGGCCTGGGCAAGACGGCGGGCGGAGTCGGCGCTTACACCATGCTGATCGACGGTGACGGCAAGGTCTACGCGACCAGCACAGCCCTGAACGATTACAAGGACGCGCCTTTTCCGTTCCAGAAACCAGGCAATGTCATGATTCAGAACACGCCCGTGCGGGCCGTGGAGCGCAAGGTGGGGCTGGTGGGCACGCTGTGGGTGGGCCTGCCCGAAACCGAACTGATCGCCGCCCGCCAGAGTGCCGTCAGCGCCCTGCTGGCCGCGCTGATCTGCACGCCGCTGATCCTGCTGCTGGTGGGCTGGTGGGTGGGCCGCCGGGCGCTGTCGGGACTGCAGGGGGCGGCGAACCTGGCCGATCAGATTGATCCCACCCGCAGCCTGGCAACCCTACCGCTGCCCGCCCGCGAGGACGAGGTCCACCGCCTGCTCAGCGCCATCAACCGCCTGCTGGTCCGCATCGAGGCCGGGCAGGCGCGCGAGAAGCAGTTGCTGGGCCAGATCGTGCATGAGTTGGGCGCGCCGCTGACCGTGTTGAAGGCCAGCCTGCGCCGCGCCGAGGAGCGCACCGACGACCCCGAGGTGCGCCGCGCCGCGCTGGTGGCCGACGAACTGACCTTCACCACCCAGGACCTGATGCAACTGGCCCGCGGCCAGCTGGAGCTGAAGCTGGCGTGGCACTACATCCCGGCGCGCACCCTGCAGGAGCGGCTGGAACGGCTGGTGCCCGGCACCACGTTTGCGGGCGACTGGACCGGCGGCATCCTGTGTGACCCGGACCGGCTGACCCAGGCCATCCGCAACCTGCTGGCCAACGCCCGCCGCGCCGCTGGCCCGAACGGCAGCGTCACGCTGACCCTAAAAGAAACGGCGGACAGGCTGACCTTCACCGTGCGCGACAGCGGCCCCGGCCTGCCGCCCGAGCTGGGCGAGCGCATCTTCGAGCCGTTTGTCAGCGGCGCGGGCAGCAGCGGCCTGGGCCTGAGCGTGTCGCGCCAGATCGCGGCCATGCACGGCGGCGGCCTGAGCGGCGGCACCCACCCGCAGGGCGGCGCGGAGTTCGTGCTGACCATCCCAGGGGCGGCGCTGGGCGACGAGGACTGA
- the dprA gene encoding DNA-processing protein DprA, with product MTRAAPTPDTSELLALLTLRLTPNLGPRRIEALRRHFGSAGAALRAPLTRLRDVPGLDARNVAGLGNAKAAAEAQAELEKARRMGVTLLGRGLDGYPEALEALGDPPPVLWVLGELPELSVVPRAVGIVGTRAASPHAVSLTRKISGELARADVVVVSGLARGIDTAAHGAAVEAGGHSIGILGSAVNVIYPRENGALAGRLTLISEYPLDTGPAQHHFPTRNRLIAALSAGTLVVEGERKSGSLITATHALECGRTVFAVPGRAGDPRAAGPHALIRDGAVLTESAQDVLDELGWGQAPAAPSPDLPPEQARALAALNAPATLDDLQATTGLTLPELQTALVMLQLMGLAEEVGGRWARR from the coding sequence GTGACCCGTGCTGCGCCCACCCCCGACACCTCCGAACTGCTGGCCCTGCTGACCCTGCGCCTGACCCCCAACCTGGGACCGCGCCGAATTGAGGCCCTGCGGCGGCACTTCGGCAGTGCGGGGGCGGCCCTGCGTGCGCCACTGACCAGGTTGCGCGACGTGCCGGGGCTGGACGCCAGAAACGTGGCCGGTCTGGGCAACGCCAAGGCGGCAGCGGAAGCTCAGGCCGAGTTGGAAAAGGCCAGGCGGATGGGCGTGACCCTGCTGGGCCGAGGACTGGACGGTTACCCGGAGGCGCTGGAGGCCCTGGGAGATCCGCCCCCCGTCCTGTGGGTCCTGGGCGAACTGCCGGAATTGAGCGTGGTGCCGCGCGCCGTGGGCATCGTGGGCACGCGGGCGGCCAGTCCCCACGCGGTCAGCCTGACCCGCAAGATTTCGGGCGAGCTGGCGCGGGCAGACGTGGTGGTGGTCAGCGGCCTGGCGCGCGGCATCGACACGGCGGCACACGGCGCGGCGGTGGAGGCCGGAGGCCACAGCATCGGCATTCTGGGCAGCGCGGTGAACGTGATCTACCCGCGTGAGAATGGGGCGCTGGCCGGGCGCCTGACCCTGATCAGCGAGTATCCGCTGGACACCGGCCCGGCCCAGCACCACTTTCCGACGCGCAACCGCCTGATCGCAGCCCTCTCCGCCGGAACGCTGGTGGTGGAGGGCGAGCGCAAATCGGGCAGCCTGATCACCGCCACCCACGCGCTGGAATGCGGGCGCACGGTTTTCGCGGTGCCGGGCCGGGCGGGCGATCCCCGCGCTGCCGGTCCCCACGCCCTGATTCGCGACGGCGCAGTGCTGACCGAATCCGCCCAGGACGTGCTGGACGAGCTGGGCTGGGGGCAGGCACCCGCTGCCCCCAGCCCGGATCTACCTCCCGAACAGGCCCGTGCGCTGGCGGCCCTGAATGCCCCTGCCACACTGGACGATCTCCAGGCCACCACAGGGCTGACCCTGCCGGAGTTGCAGACCGCCCTGGTCATGCTGCAACTGATGGGGCTGGCGGAGGAGGTGGGCGGCCGCTGGGCGCGGCGCTGA
- a CDS encoding NAD-dependent epimerase/dehydratase family protein: MNILILGGTQFVGRHIVEAFVDSGHAVTVLTRGKSKDELPEAVERLQGDRNEGKAGLRALTGREWDACVDVSGYTPRQVRASAEELRGHVGRYVFVSTVSVYAEPERHPVREDDPLSPPAAEDVTEVSGQTYGPLKVTCENIVRELYGDHCTVLRPQIVAGPFDHTARYPYWVDRAARGGQVLAPGDGSDFLQVIDARDLARFTVKVVEDGIDGVFNLAGPRIGWADFMTVLGVSEPVWVDAKTLETNGLGFKELPVYIPAGGEQSGLMDVDNARAVAAGLTLSDPAVTTRETREWSRNADLNYALTPEREREILASLGG, from the coding sequence ATGAACATCCTGATTCTGGGCGGCACACAGTTCGTGGGGCGGCACATCGTGGAGGCCTTCGTGGACTCCGGCCACGCGGTTACGGTCCTGACGCGCGGCAAGTCGAAGGACGAGTTGCCCGAAGCCGTCGAGCGCCTGCAGGGGGACCGTAACGAGGGCAAGGCGGGTCTGAGGGCCCTGACCGGCCGGGAGTGGGACGCCTGCGTGGATGTCAGCGGCTACACGCCCCGGCAGGTGCGCGCCAGCGCGGAGGAGCTGCGGGGCCACGTGGGGCGCTACGTTTTCGTCAGCACCGTGAGCGTCTACGCCGAGCCGGAACGCCACCCCGTGCGCGAGGACGATCCGCTCTCGCCGCCCGCCGCCGAGGACGTGACCGAGGTTTCGGGGCAGACCTACGGCCCCCTGAAAGTCACTTGCGAGAACATCGTCCGCGAGCTCTACGGCGATCACTGCACAGTCCTGCGTCCGCAGATCGTGGCCGGGCCGTTCGATCACACCGCGCGCTACCCGTACTGGGTGGACCGCGCCGCGCGGGGCGGGCAGGTCCTGGCCCCCGGCGACGGCTCGGACTTCCTGCAGGTGATCGACGCCCGCGATCTGGCACGCTTCACAGTCAAAGTCGTTGAGGACGGCATCGATGGCGTCTTCAATCTGGCCGGGCCGAGAATCGGCTGGGCCGACTTCATGACGGTGCTGGGCGTCTCCGAACCCGTCTGGGTGGACGCGAAGACGCTGGAGACGAACGGTCTGGGCTTCAAGGAACTGCCCGTCTACATCCCCGCTGGGGGCGAGCAGAGCGGCCTGATGGACGTGGACAACGCGCGAGCCGTCGCGGCCGGTCTGACCCTGAGCGATCCGGCGGTGACGACGCGGGAGACGCGCGAATGGAGCAGGAATGCGGACCTCAACTACGCCCTGACCCCCGAGCGTGAGCGCGAAATTCTGGCATCGCTGGGCGGCTGA
- the dnaA gene encoding chromosomal replication initiator protein DnaA yields the protein MLGYVRKNISEVEYHTWFAPVKNLGVQEGSLVLGVRNSFAQEWFRKHYLELLEDALRSLGAQNPQVSFQVLPAAQDTLFSPADPSPAPGRPPPSTPGGPSAQDQAENRKRLNPKYTFENFVVGPNNNLAHAAAMGVAESPGKAYNPLFIYGDVGLGKTHLMHAVGHYMSERFPEKRIEYVSTESFTNDLINAIRDDKMTQFRNRYRSVDLLLVDDIQFLAGKERTQEEFFHTFNALYENHKQIILSSDRPPKDIQTLEGRLRSRFEWGLITDIQSPEYETRVAILKMNAEHNRIDIPQDVLELIARQVTKNIRELEGALMRVVAFSSLNNVPFSRAVAAKALSNIFAPQEVKVEMMDVLRQVASHFNMPPDVIRGSGRVREVVVPRQVAQYLIRELTDHSLPEIGQFFGRDHSTVMHAISKVTEQLGKDQEVTASVELLRRKMQGLDDEDLDA from the coding sequence GTGCTGGGGTACGTCCGCAAAAATATCTCGGAAGTCGAGTACCACACCTGGTTCGCCCCGGTCAAAAACCTGGGCGTGCAGGAGGGATCGCTGGTGCTGGGCGTCCGCAATTCCTTCGCGCAGGAATGGTTTCGCAAGCACTACCTGGAACTGCTGGAAGACGCCCTGCGCTCGCTGGGCGCGCAGAACCCGCAGGTCAGCTTTCAGGTGTTGCCTGCCGCCCAGGACACGCTGTTTTCCCCGGCTGACCCCTCTCCTGCGCCTGGCAGGCCGCCGCCCAGCACGCCCGGCGGTCCCTCGGCGCAGGACCAGGCCGAGAACCGCAAGCGGCTGAATCCCAAGTACACATTCGAAAACTTCGTGGTGGGGCCGAACAACAACCTCGCCCACGCGGCGGCGATGGGCGTGGCCGAATCGCCCGGCAAGGCGTACAACCCGCTGTTCATCTACGGGGATGTGGGCCTGGGCAAGACCCACCTGATGCATGCGGTGGGCCACTACATGTCCGAGCGCTTCCCCGAAAAACGCATCGAGTACGTGTCCACCGAGTCGTTTACCAATGACCTGATCAACGCCATCCGCGACGACAAGATGACCCAGTTCCGCAACCGCTACCGCAGCGTGGACCTGCTGCTGGTGGACGACATCCAGTTTCTGGCCGGCAAGGAGCGCACCCAGGAGGAGTTCTTCCACACCTTCAACGCGCTGTACGAGAACCACAAGCAGATCATCCTCAGCTCGGATCGCCCGCCCAAGGACATCCAGACCCTGGAAGGCCGGCTGCGCAGCCGTTTCGAGTGGGGTCTGATTACCGACATCCAGTCGCCGGAGTACGAGACGCGGGTGGCAATTCTCAAGATGAACGCCGAGCACAACCGCATTGATATTCCGCAGGACGTGCTGGAACTGATTGCCCGGCAGGTGACCAAGAACATCCGCGAGCTGGAAGGGGCGCTGATGCGTGTGGTGGCGTTTTCCAGCCTGAACAACGTGCCGTTCTCGCGGGCGGTGGCCGCCAAAGCGCTGAGCAACATCTTCGCGCCGCAGGAAGTCAAGGTGGAGATGATGGACGTGCTGCGGCAGGTGGCGTCGCACTTCAATATGCCGCCCGACGTCATTCGTGGTTCAGGTCGCGTGCGTGAGGTGGTGGTGCCGCGTCAGGTGGCCCAGTACCTGATCCGCGAGCTGACCGATCACTCGCTGCCGGAAATCGGACAGTTCTTCGGCCGAGACCATTCCACCGTTATGCACGCCATCAGCAAGGTCACCGAGCAATTGGGCAAGGATCAGGAAGTGACGGCTTCGGTCGAACTGCTCCGGCGCAAGATGCAGGGGCTGGATGACGAGGATTTGGATGCGTAA
- the dnaN gene encoding DNA polymerase III subunit beta — MKAHVTKKVLSEGLGLLERVVPSRSSNPLLTSLKVEASETGLTLSGTNLEIDLSCFVPAEVQEPKDFVVPAHLFAQIVRNLGGELVELELVGQELAVRAGGSDFKLQTGDTEAYPPLSFPSNADLSLNAEELARALGSVRYAASNEAFQAVFRGIKLEHHNETGSARVVASDGYRVAIRDFPASGDGRNLIIPARSVDELIRVLKDGEARFTYGEGMLSVTTDRVRMNLKLLDGDFPDYERVIPKDIKLQVTLPATALKEAVNRVAVLADKNANNRVEFLVSEGQLRLAAEGDYGRAQDTLAVTQGGVEPAMSLAFNARHVLDALGPIEGEAELLFSGSTSPAIFRASGGGGYMAVMVTLRV, encoded by the coding sequence ATGAAAGCCCACGTCACGAAAAAAGTTCTGAGCGAGGGCCTGGGTTTGTTGGAACGGGTGGTGCCCAGTCGAAGCAGCAACCCGCTGCTGACCTCGCTGAAAGTCGAGGCGAGCGAGACCGGGCTGACGCTGAGCGGCACGAACCTGGAAATCGATCTGTCGTGCTTTGTGCCGGCCGAAGTGCAGGAGCCCAAAGATTTCGTGGTTCCGGCGCACCTGTTTGCGCAGATCGTCCGCAATCTGGGCGGCGAGCTGGTGGAACTGGAGCTGGTGGGGCAGGAGCTGGCGGTGCGGGCGGGCGGCTCGGATTTCAAATTGCAGACCGGCGACACCGAGGCGTACCCGCCCCTGAGCTTTCCCAGCAACGCCGATCTCAGCCTGAATGCCGAGGAACTGGCCCGCGCGCTGGGCAGCGTGCGCTACGCCGCCAGCAACGAGGCGTTTCAGGCCGTGTTCCGGGGCATCAAGCTCGAACACCACAACGAGACGGGGTCGGCGCGGGTGGTCGCCAGCGACGGTTATCGGGTGGCGATCCGCGACTTCCCGGCCAGCGGCGACGGGCGCAACCTGATCATTCCCGCCCGCAGCGTGGACGAGCTGATCCGCGTGCTCAAGGATGGCGAGGCGCGCTTCACCTACGGCGAGGGCATGCTCAGCGTGACCACCGACCGCGTGCGGATGAACCTCAAGCTGCTGGACGGCGACTTCCCCGATTACGAGCGCGTGATCCCCAAGGACATCAAGTTGCAGGTCACGCTGCCCGCCACCGCCCTGAAGGAGGCCGTCAACCGCGTGGCCGTGCTGGCTGACAAAAACGCCAACAACCGCGTCGAGTTTCTGGTTTCGGAAGGGCAGTTGCGCCTGGCCGCCGAGGGCGATTACGGCCGCGCGCAGGACACGCTGGCAGTCACGCAGGGCGGCGTGGAGCCGGCCATGAGCCTGGCCTTCAACGCTCGGCACGTTCTCGATGCCCTCGGCCCGATTGAGGGAGAGGCCGAACTTCTGTTCTCGGGCTCCACAAGCCCCGCCATCTTCCGCGCGAGCGGTGGAGGTGGCTACATGGCCGTCATGGTCACGCTACGCGTTTAA
- the eno gene encoding phosphopyruvate hydratase yields the protein MNIEKVIAREVLDSRGNPTVEAEVHLDSGYVGRAIVPSGASTGTHEALELRDGGSRYGGKGVQKAVKNVNEALGPAVVGLDASDQGAVDAALMQLDGTPNKGNMGGNAILAVSLATARAAAEELGVPLYRYLGGSNAKTLPVPMMNVINGGAHADNSVDFQEFMVMPVGAPSFREALRYGAETFHSLKKVLSGRGYNTNVGDEGGFAPDLKSNEEALEVLLEAIEKAGYEAGKDICIALDPAVTELYKDGNYHLESEGRVLTTAEMVDFWADWAGRFPIVSIEDGLAEDDWDGWQALTTKIGDRVQLVGDDLFVTNPERLQRGIDTGVGNAILVKVNQIGSLTESMDAIELAKRHRYGTIISHRSGESEDSFIADLAVATNAGQIKTGSASRSDRIAKYNQLLRIEDMLGDRAVYPGRKALR from the coding sequence ATGAACATTGAAAAAGTGATCGCCCGTGAAGTGCTGGACTCGCGCGGAAACCCCACCGTGGAGGCTGAGGTTCATCTGGACAGCGGCTACGTGGGCCGCGCCATCGTTCCCAGCGGGGCCAGCACCGGCACCCACGAGGCGCTGGAACTGCGCGACGGCGGCAGCCGTTACGGCGGCAAGGGCGTGCAGAAGGCCGTGAAGAACGTGAACGAGGCCCTGGGGCCTGCGGTGGTGGGTCTGGACGCCAGCGATCAGGGTGCGGTGGACGCCGCGCTGATGCAGCTGGACGGCACGCCCAATAAGGGCAACATGGGCGGCAACGCCATCCTGGCCGTCAGCCTGGCCACCGCCCGCGCCGCCGCCGAGGAACTGGGCGTGCCGCTGTACCGTTATCTGGGCGGCAGCAACGCCAAGACCCTGCCGGTGCCGATGATGAACGTGATCAACGGCGGCGCGCACGCCGACAACTCGGTGGACTTTCAGGAATTCATGGTGATGCCGGTGGGGGCGCCCAGCTTCCGCGAGGCGCTGCGTTACGGGGCCGAGACCTTCCACAGCCTCAAGAAAGTGCTGAGCGGGCGCGGCTACAACACCAACGTGGGCGACGAGGGCGGCTTTGCCCCTGACCTCAAGAGCAACGAGGAAGCCCTTGAAGTGCTGCTGGAGGCCATCGAGAAGGCCGGCTACGAGGCGGGCAAGGACATCTGCATCGCGCTGGACCCCGCCGTGACCGAGCTGTATAAGGATGGCAACTACCACCTGGAAAGCGAGGGCCGCGTGCTGACCACCGCCGAGATGGTGGATTTCTGGGCCGACTGGGCAGGCCGCTTTCCCATCGTCAGCATTGAGGACGGTCTGGCCGAGGACGACTGGGACGGCTGGCAGGCGCTGACCACCAAAATTGGCGACAGGGTGCAACTGGTGGGTGACGATCTGTTCGTGACCAACCCCGAACGCTTGCAACGCGGCATCGATACCGGCGTGGGCAACGCGATTCTGGTGAAGGTCAACCAGATCGGCTCGCTGACCGAGAGCATGGACGCCATCGAACTCGCCAAGCGGCACCGTTACGGCACCATCATCAGCCACCGCAGCGGCGAGTCCGAGGATTCGTTCATCGCCGATCTGGCGGTCGCCACCAACGCCGGGCAGATCAAGACCGGCTCGGCCAGCCGCAGTGACCGCATCGCCAAGTACAACCAGCTGCTGCGGATCGAGGACATGCTGGGCGACCGCGCGGTGTATCCGGGCCGCAAGGCGCTGAGGTAA
- the pyk gene encoding pyruvate kinase, protein MKHFDRATKIVATVGPASRSPEVLGRMMDAGLNVVRMNFSHGDPEDHRQTYTMVRELAAQKGLTIGILQDLQGPKIRVGRFAEGSVTLAAGDHFTITMDDVEGDATRVSTTYKDLIRDVHPGMALLLDDGNMALRVEGVRGNDILTSVVIGGVLKNNKGINVPEADLSVPALSDKDVSDMEFGAELGVDWVALSFVRSRDDLLLARHYLSRFGSRAKLMAKIEKPQAVDRFEDILKEVDGIMVARGDLGVEMRAEQVPTIQKRLIRLCREAGKPVITATQMLESMISLPRPTRAEASDVANAIYDGTDAVMLSAESAAGLYPVEAVEMMDRIAREAESSEHYSMLQRQLVIDTTLAQDSIAYAACNIGAKLGGSAIVAFTSTGGAALRIAKNRPPLAILALTPNETTRNQLALSWGVVPILSEDPRNTDDMVRIANRELKKSGLADVGDRYVITAGVPFGVQGTTNMLRVEALREADVISQF, encoded by the coding sequence ATGAAACATTTTGATCGAGCCACCAAAATTGTCGCCACCGTCGGACCGGCCAGCCGTAGCCCCGAGGTGCTGGGCCGCATGATGGACGCGGGCCTGAACGTCGTCCGCATGAACTTCAGCCACGGCGATCCCGAAGACCACCGCCAGACCTACACCATGGTCCGTGAACTGGCCGCCCAGAAGGGCCTCACGATAGGCATCCTGCAGGATTTGCAAGGCCCCAAGATTCGTGTCGGGCGCTTTGCTGAGGGGTCCGTGACGCTGGCGGCGGGCGATCACTTCACCATCACGATGGATGATGTGGAGGGCGACGCCACCCGCGTGTCCACCACCTACAAGGACCTGATCCGCGACGTGCATCCCGGGATGGCGCTGCTGCTCGACGACGGCAACATGGCCCTGCGTGTCGAGGGCGTGCGCGGCAACGACATCCTGACCAGCGTGGTGATCGGCGGCGTCCTGAAGAACAACAAGGGCATCAACGTGCCCGAAGCCGACCTTAGCGTGCCCGCCCTGTCCGACAAGGACGTGTCCGACATGGAGTTCGGCGCGGAGCTGGGCGTGGACTGGGTGGCCCTGAGCTTCGTGCGCTCGCGCGACGATCTGCTGCTGGCCCGGCACTACCTGTCGCGCTTCGGTTCACGCGCCAAGCTGATGGCCAAGATCGAAAAGCCGCAGGCGGTCGACCGCTTCGAGGACATCCTCAAGGAGGTGGACGGCATCATGGTGGCGCGCGGCGATTTGGGGGTAGAGATGCGCGCCGAACAGGTGCCGACCATCCAGAAACGGCTGATCCGCCTGTGCCGCGAGGCGGGCAAGCCGGTGATCACCGCCACGCAGATGCTCGAAAGCATGATCAGCCTGCCGCGCCCGACCCGCGCCGAGGCCAGCGACGTGGCCAACGCCATCTACGACGGCACCGACGCCGTGATGCTGTCGGCAGAGTCGGCGGCGGGGCTGTATCCCGTCGAGGCCGTCGAGATGATGGACCGCATCGCCCGCGAGGCCGAGTCCAGCGAGCACTACAGCATGCTCCAGCGCCAGCTGGTGATCGACACCACCCTGGCCCAGGATTCGATTGCCTACGCGGCCTGCAACATCGGCGCCAAGCTGGGCGGGTCCGCCATCGTGGCCTTCACCAGCACCGGTGGCGCGGCCCTGCGGATCGCCAAGAACCGCCCCCCGCTGGCGATTCTGGCCCTGACCCCCAACGAGACCACCCGCAACCAGTTGGCGCTGAGCTGGGGCGTCGTGCCGATCCTGAGCGAAGATCCGCGCAACACCGACGACATGGTGCGGATCGCCAATCGGGAACTGAAGAAGAGCGGGCTGGCCGATGTGGGTGACCGGTACGTCATCACCGCCGGCGTGCCGTTTGGCGTCCAGGGCACCACCAACATGCTGCGCGTGGAAGCCCTGCGCGAGGCGGACGTGATTTCCCAATTTTGA
- the tyrS gene encoding tyrosine--tRNA ligase encodes MNEIRRNVPVDEQIEILKRGVVDLVTEDDLRRKLEQGLETGKPLRVKLGADPTRPDLHLGHAVILRKMRQFQDLGHQVIMLIGDFTAMIGDPSGKSKTRPPLTLEETRANAHSYLEQCRLILRDEPEVLEIRYNGEWLEPMGYADVIRLASKYTVARILERDDFTKRLNAGTPISLHELLYPVTQGYDSVALESDVELGGTDQLFNNLVGRALQRDYGQEAQVVMTLPLLVGLDGTEKMSKSLDNYIGLTDEPHLMFAKLMKVPDALLGNYFTLLTDLPQAEIAELLNGHPVAAHRALARAVVASLHPDADLDAAEDRFKSVAKGGIPDNIPSVNVAAGLDDSLDAERISMAKLVVLAGLEPSNGAARKLIQNRGLKLNGETYTDPQGQLTRADLSAEGGAVIQKGKDKFVRLLLEDRLGD; translated from the coding sequence ATGAATGAAATTCGCCGGAACGTGCCTGTCGACGAGCAGATCGAAATCCTGAAACGCGGCGTCGTCGATCTGGTCACGGAAGATGACCTGCGCCGCAAGCTGGAGCAGGGCCTGGAGACGGGCAAGCCCCTGCGCGTCAAGCTGGGCGCCGATCCCACCCGGCCTGACCTGCACCTGGGCCACGCGGTGATTCTTCGCAAGATGCGGCAGTTTCAGGATCTGGGCCACCAGGTCATCATGCTGATCGGCGACTTTACCGCCATGATCGGTGACCCCAGCGGCAAGTCCAAGACCCGCCCGCCGCTGACGCTGGAAGAAACCCGCGCCAACGCCCACAGCTACCTGGAACAGTGCCGCCTGATCCTGCGTGACGAGCCGGAGGTGCTGGAAATCCGCTACAACGGCGAGTGGCTCGAACCCATGGGCTACGCCGACGTGATTCGCCTGGCCAGCAAGTACACCGTGGCCCGCATTCTGGAGCGCGACGACTTCACCAAGCGCCTGAACGCCGGCACCCCCATCAGCCTGCACGAACTGCTGTACCCGGTCACGCAGGGCTACGACTCGGTGGCGCTGGAGTCCGACGTGGAACTGGGCGGCACCGATCAATTATTCAACAATCTGGTGGGGCGCGCCCTGCAACGCGACTACGGACAGGAGGCGCAGGTGGTGATGACCCTACCCCTCCTGGTGGGCCTGGACGGCACCGAGAAGATGTCCAAGAGCCTGGACAACTACATCGGCCTGACCGACGAGCCGCACCTGATGTTCGCCAAGTTGATGAAGGTGCCCGACGCGCTGCTGGGCAACTACTTCACGCTGCTGACCGATTTGCCGCAGGCCGAGATCGCCGAACTACTGAACGGGCATCCGGTGGCGGCCCACCGTGCCCTGGCCCGCGCGGTGGTGGCGTCCCTGCATCCAGACGCTGATCTGGACGCTGCGGAAGACCGCTTCAAGAGCGTGGCGAAGGGCGGCATTCCCGACAACATTCCCAGCGTCAACGTCGCGGCGGGGCTGGACGACAGCCTGGATGCCGAGCGCATCAGCATGGCGAAACTGGTGGTGCTGGCGGGCCTGGAACCCAGCAACGGCGCGGCCCGCAAGCTGATCCAGAACCGGGGCCTGAAGCTGAACGGCGAGACCTACACCGACCCCCAGGGCCAACTGACGCGGGCCGACCTGTCAGCAGAGGGCGGCGCGGTCATCCAGAAGGGCAAGGACAAGTTTGTGCGCCTGCTTCTGGAAGACCGGCTGGGGGATTGA